One part of the Chryseobacterium sp. 7 genome encodes these proteins:
- a CDS encoding pentapeptide repeat-containing protein has protein sequence MKKMNVDNLNAMIKSYQEDVKSDIDNLHISDYKFENIRFEYTGLRNNVFKNCIFKNIKFETVYFSKSVFRQCLFNNCEFESIDFGLFEVLFENVIFYKTNFYKTDVLSSSFINAHFIKCNFNYFDISGNILENCRIIDCDTSGLIFSPDAFAKNNFID, from the coding sequence ATGAAAAAAATGAATGTTGATAATTTAAATGCTATGATTAAATCTTATCAGGAAGATGTGAAATCAGATATTGATAATCTACATATATCAGATTACAAATTTGAAAATATAAGGTTTGAATATACCGGATTGAGAAATAATGTTTTCAAAAACTGTATTTTTAAAAATATCAAATTTGAAACAGTTTACTTTAGTAAATCTGTTTTCAGACAATGCTTGTTTAATAATTGTGAATTTGAATCTATAGATTTTGGATTATTTGAAGTTCTTTTTGAAAATGTGATTTTTTATAAAACTAATTTTTATAAAACAGATGTATTGTCAAGCTCATTCATAAACGCTCATTTTATAAAATGTAATTTTAATTATTTTGATATTTCAGGAAATATTCTTGAAAATTGTAGAATTATTGACTGCGATACTTCGGGATTAATATTTTCTCCTGATGCTTTTGCAAAAAATAATTTTATAGATTAA
- a CDS encoding SitI3 family protein has product MAIEYRLHIKSQNFEFNLIRNYLTLKNILLKEEILDKTVIFDLYNVEGFIITIYKNNNSYFEYLISKENVIFREWVHSYVICFRLNKDYDYLNAKLNMLDVITYILNHTSEDSILLYSSDVMILVREKNEININNEMGFWNTDEMLSKKKLILLKNK; this is encoded by the coding sequence ATGGCAATAGAATATCGCTTACATATTAAAAGTCAAAACTTTGAGTTCAATCTTATAAGGAATTATCTGACTCTAAAAAATATTTTACTTAAAGAAGAAATTTTAGATAAAACAGTAATTTTTGACTTATATAATGTTGAGGGCTTCATAATAACTATTTATAAAAATAATAACAGCTATTTTGAATATTTAATTTCTAAAGAAAATGTAATATTTAGAGAGTGGGTTCATTCCTATGTAATATGTTTTAGGCTAAATAAAGATTATGATTATTTGAATGCAAAATTAAATATGTTAGATGTTATTACTTATATTTTAAATCATACTTCTGAAGATAGTATTCTGTTATATAGTAGTGATGTCATGATTTTAGTGCGAGAAAAAAATGAAATTAATATAAATAATGAAATGGGATTTTGGAATACAGATGAAATGTTGAGCAAGAAAAAACTTATATTATTAAAAAATAAATGA
- a CDS encoding T9SS type A sorting domain-containing protein, which translates to MIQLKNKLWGLLLVLPVLSFSQTYQWQWAKQAGGQSGSADPGFNYQFDESIRDIVVDNNNNTYYLASVWNGDQNLNGVSVPNYGIRDLILFATDCQGNTLWSTVIGGSEDGENAWHIEVDNNGGLYVMATLYNNSYSGDPTAVPMHFDGTHTMPLYTYYDQTVESAHKAAYLLKYKTSDGTLNWSKALQGDVSYLSRLCDVQMMYMDSSKNIHAVMGFRAGTHLNGLITVPSTFTTSLQYYLVKFNYDNGNMTPATPLLLPITGGLTAGGTDGKVNLLYDESLNRYYLAGKRMLGNYTSNLEDFSYNNIPFTKNAYILALNGTTGAELWRKEFDNSLPGFMDDEIHSVIKGSGSSDIYISGRYFSGTVPTTFGNYSFPVQNYQGQTPFVMKLNADGVVQWAKVPDGLTSFSAYRFMKGKIALNGNELAFAKGSWNEVWGSFSMTRPNSDLSDPLLVRFNKDTGAVIGTGEIHSNFQVQDEFTAIAVDKDGNYVLGGLFHDQLFTDSNDNVNTMTVNVTGGKSQSFITKYSKSACSQMSVEETAIQAGIQLFPNPVQDVLTIRSKEPLVSYEIFGAAGQLVKQGALNMMQEQIVLSSLQTGVYYIKLKTKSSTVTEKLLKK; encoded by the coding sequence ATGATACAATTAAAAAACAAACTGTGGGGATTGCTTCTTGTGCTGCCGGTATTATCTTTTAGCCAGACTTACCAGTGGCAATGGGCAAAACAGGCTGGTGGACAATCTGGTTCTGCCGATCCGGGGTTTAATTATCAATTTGATGAATCTATAAGGGATATTGTTGTAGATAACAATAACAACACCTACTACCTTGCAAGTGTATGGAACGGAGATCAGAATCTGAACGGCGTATCTGTCCCTAATTATGGAATCCGTGATCTTATTTTATTTGCTACAGACTGTCAGGGTAATACACTATGGTCTACCGTGATTGGAGGATCAGAAGATGGAGAAAATGCCTGGCATATAGAAGTGGATAATAATGGCGGTCTCTATGTAATGGCTACTCTTTATAATAACTCATATAGCGGAGATCCTACTGCTGTTCCTATGCATTTTGACGGTACTCACACAATGCCCTTGTATACATATTATGATCAGACGGTGGAGTCGGCACATAAAGCAGCTTATCTGCTTAAATATAAAACCTCTGACGGCACATTAAATTGGAGCAAAGCTTTACAGGGAGATGTCAGTTATCTTAGCAGACTTTGTGATGTGCAGATGATGTATATGGATTCGTCCAAAAATATTCATGCTGTGATGGGTTTCAGAGCGGGAACTCATTTAAATGGCTTAATTACGGTGCCTTCAACATTCACTACATCGCTTCAATATTATTTGGTTAAATTCAACTATGACAATGGAAATATGACCCCAGCAACTCCTTTATTACTTCCTATTACAGGAGGATTAACCGCAGGAGGAACAGATGGTAAAGTGAATCTGCTGTATGATGAAAGCTTAAACAGATACTATCTGGCAGGTAAAAGAATGTTAGGAAACTACACCAGTAATCTGGAAGATTTTTCTTACAATAATATTCCTTTTACAAAAAATGCCTATATACTTGCACTGAACGGAACTACCGGAGCAGAACTGTGGAGAAAAGAATTTGATAATAGCTTGCCAGGATTTATGGATGATGAAATTCATTCCGTAATTAAAGGCTCAGGTTCTTCAGATATTTATATTTCCGGGCGTTATTTTTCAGGAACAGTTCCTACCACTTTCGGAAACTATTCTTTTCCTGTACAAAATTATCAGGGGCAGACTCCTTTTGTAATGAAGCTGAATGCGGATGGAGTAGTGCAATGGGCAAAAGTTCCGGATGGGCTTACAAGCTTTTCTGCGTACCGTTTCATGAAGGGGAAAATTGCACTGAACGGAAATGAACTGGCCTTTGCTAAAGGAAGCTGGAATGAAGTTTGGGGAAGTTTTTCAATGACACGTCCCAATTCAGATTTATCAGATCCTTTGCTGGTGCGTTTCAATAAAGATACAGGAGCGGTAATTGGTACCGGAGAAATTCACAGTAACTTTCAGGTTCAGGATGAGTTTACAGCCATTGCTGTAGATAAAGACGGAAATTATGTGTTAGGAGGTCTTTTCCATGATCAGCTGTTTACAGATTCCAATGATAATGTCAATACCATGACAGTAAATGTGACGGGTGGAAAATCCCAGTCTTTCATTACAAAATATTCTAAATCAGCATGCAGCCAGATGTCAGTAGAAGAAACAGCCATTCAGGCAGGAATCCAACTATTCCCGAATCCAGTTCAGGACGTGCTTACCATCAGAAGTAAAGAACCTTTGGTTTCTTACGAAATCTTTGGGGCTGCAGGACAACTCGTAAAGCAGGGAGCTTTGAATATGATGCAGGAACAAATAGTATTATCTTCTCTTCAGACAGGAGTATATTACATTAAACTTAAAACAAAATCTTCTACAGTAACAGAAAAACTCCTGAAGAAGTAA
- a CDS encoding fibronectin type III domain-containing protein: protein MKIYFQHYKNNQQRWASYYSKLITLLLLTAYSLLPIAKAQQYPVKLVPVVIPPYSLRIGDYATSTDNKLQLQVLMTDLLEPQHQTGIKFSLEAGLNAVPIAKSNDFIVGMNPFMLYPGNNITLTNVDLRSLFELQNLSGINAVQYSKPLSDGVYQFCFQAYDYYTKNNLSSKTCAPVFLVQYDPPMLTLPQNAEKVQTLSPYTGGAGIVFQWMPRQIAPNTKYIFTLKELWDMGQSPVSGFLSSPALWTEETYAPTLYYGIDKTQLIPGKRYAWQVQAKSGNPVLGANPTDDNGVYKNNGLSEIYYFDYVENCAVPTLLMAKNVGRGRVELNWSIAGQPAGLYNVQYRKKGSTTEWVTQQSYQPSAIITGLEDQTEYEYRIGSVCGNVQTFNNTNPSENGNSGGNAYSYSGVQYFTTDSNEVDSNYQCGIMPAIDIANKTPLQDPLRINDVFMAGDFPVTILEISGGNGTYSGKGWIDIPYLSGVKVKVDLNNIQLNTDKKLIAGVIETTYDPEEKNVVGLSSGLNDLGNLFTEIISSINNALGNGGMTKAEWEKLYDDINTFTDEGGQTASGLYEQGLVTDEQKEKLDKLKEEIDELLKNLTCAVKEGEKQKGSDGIIENECEEKEKELKEKIAQYNNELKETSGNACIWNVGEREELKGKTFYFQQKVEDKALHKLKSGDFPLSFNRFGNVYTFSSNGQVYYPEAGTGKFTTKDVVKYYQFENASEPISISVNENADDQITIGGQKEIAMKDCSSGNKDKGKGLGKGTLYTKNVEGRYKVTVTENNGKISSKFELTGQGDSKTASQKQKIEQQVQTLIDEKLKELGGLNNKTSPSVNTSTEDGGEFYVKQMNGKEWLGTLENLGVSVWENATMPEDYWNKDKNYSASNIHIPPTFAGVGDGVIGEISDYPQLIKLGYDVSTKQEVREGLWKAVKNINLGSIKTAATGVLKNKWNAYTNSPGHITYHEMGKDGVTVVSLAMGAGFFKKGTDGLKDGIEDTGEKFVKKEVDEISEVLGKIVKNGNKIEYTNPAGKILKWSEQGVKDIDNAIMASRNLDPLNSNNIGRITEGKVGEFVKNKKQIVGFGQKIDPNITDLDVSTIDEIIEVKASFSSVKEGQFAKLLDENLDNFCNPHQKKVILYIDKPVNEATQSQINMINRIKQQGVIVVNSLDELGQILK, encoded by the coding sequence ATGAAAATTTATTTTCAACACTATAAAAACAACCAGCAAAGATGGGCTTCTTATTATTCGAAGCTTATCACCTTGCTTTTGCTTACAGCTTACAGCTTACTGCCTATAGCAAAAGCTCAGCAGTATCCTGTTAAATTAGTTCCTGTTGTAATTCCTCCTTACAGTTTAAGAATTGGAGATTACGCTACAAGTACAGACAACAAGCTTCAGCTGCAGGTCTTAATGACAGATTTGCTGGAACCCCAGCATCAGACGGGAATTAAATTTTCTTTAGAAGCAGGACTGAATGCCGTACCCATAGCAAAATCCAACGATTTTATTGTGGGTATGAACCCGTTTATGCTCTATCCCGGTAACAATATCACCCTTACCAATGTAGATCTCAGGTCTTTATTTGAGCTGCAGAATTTATCGGGAATCAATGCGGTGCAATATTCAAAACCATTGTCAGACGGAGTATATCAGTTCTGCTTTCAGGCTTATGATTATTATACTAAAAATAATCTTTCTTCTAAAACCTGTGCTCCCGTATTTCTGGTGCAGTATGATCCGCCAATGCTTACCCTTCCGCAAAATGCAGAGAAAGTACAGACACTGTCTCCATACACCGGAGGAGCAGGTATTGTTTTCCAATGGATGCCCAGACAGATAGCTCCTAACACAAAGTATATTTTTACCTTAAAAGAACTTTGGGATATGGGGCAGAGCCCTGTTTCAGGATTCCTTTCCTCACCAGCATTGTGGACGGAAGAAACTTATGCTCCGACTTTGTATTATGGAATTGATAAAACCCAGTTAATACCAGGAAAAAGATATGCGTGGCAGGTACAGGCAAAATCAGGAAACCCTGTTTTGGGAGCCAATCCTACGGATGATAACGGAGTCTATAAAAATAACGGATTGTCTGAGATCTATTATTTCGATTACGTAGAAAACTGTGCGGTCCCAACACTTTTAATGGCTAAAAATGTCGGTCGTGGAAGAGTGGAACTGAACTGGAGTATTGCAGGCCAGCCCGCTGGTTTATACAATGTTCAATACCGTAAAAAAGGAAGTACCACAGAATGGGTAACCCAGCAAAGTTATCAGCCATCTGCCATTATTACAGGGCTTGAAGACCAGACTGAATACGAATACCGTATCGGTTCCGTATGTGGAAATGTACAGACTTTTAACAATACCAATCCATCTGAAAATGGAAATTCCGGAGGAAACGCCTATTCGTACAGCGGAGTACAGTATTTTACTACAGATTCCAATGAGGTAGACAGTAACTACCAGTGTGGGATTATGCCTGCCATTGATATTGCGAATAAAACGCCGCTGCAAGATCCATTAAGAATTAATGATGTCTTTATGGCAGGTGATTTTCCTGTTACCATTCTGGAAATATCTGGTGGAAATGGTACTTACAGTGGAAAAGGATGGATTGATATTCCTTATTTATCTGGTGTTAAGGTAAAAGTTGATCTTAATAATATCCAGCTTAACACCGATAAAAAGCTGATTGCAGGAGTAATTGAAACTACTTATGATCCGGAGGAAAAAAATGTTGTCGGTTTAAGTAGTGGATTAAATGATTTGGGCAACTTATTTACTGAAATTATCAGTTCAATAAACAATGCTTTAGGTAATGGTGGAATGACAAAAGCGGAATGGGAAAAGCTGTATGATGATATTAATACTTTTACCGATGAAGGAGGGCAGACCGCTTCCGGATTATACGAACAGGGGTTAGTAACTGATGAACAAAAGGAAAAGCTTGATAAGCTGAAAGAAGAAATTGACGAATTGCTCAAAAATCTTACCTGTGCTGTAAAAGAAGGCGAAAAACAGAAAGGTTCTGACGGTATTATTGAAAATGAATGTGAAGAGAAAGAGAAAGAACTAAAAGAAAAAATAGCGCAGTATAATAATGAACTTAAAGAAACCTCAGGAAATGCCTGTATCTGGAATGTTGGAGAACGTGAAGAATTAAAAGGTAAAACATTTTATTTCCAACAGAAAGTTGAAGATAAGGCATTGCACAAATTAAAGTCAGGTGATTTCCCATTATCATTTAACAGGTTTGGAAACGTATATACTTTTAGCAGTAACGGACAGGTTTACTATCCTGAGGCAGGTACAGGTAAGTTTACCACTAAAGATGTTGTTAAATATTACCAGTTTGAAAATGCAAGTGAGCCAATATCAATAAGCGTAAATGAAAATGCAGATGATCAAATTACGATAGGCGGGCAGAAGGAAATTGCCATGAAAGATTGTTCTTCTGGTAATAAAGATAAAGGAAAAGGCTTAGGAAAAGGAACGCTTTATACCAAAAATGTTGAGGGCAGATACAAAGTCACGGTAACGGAGAACAATGGAAAAATCTCTTCTAAGTTTGAGCTGACAGGGCAGGGAGATTCTAAAACAGCATCCCAAAAACAGAAGATAGAACAGCAGGTACAAACCCTGATAGATGAAAAGCTGAAAGAGCTGGGAGGTTTAAACAATAAAACATCACCGTCTGTAAACACTTCAACGGAAGACGGCGGAGAGTTTTATGTAAAACAAATGAACGGCAAAGAATGGTTGGGCACCCTTGAGAACCTTGGGGTAAGTGTTTGGGAAAATGCCACCATGCCTGAAGACTACTGGAACAAAGATAAAAATTACAGTGCCTCTAATATCCATATTCCTCCTACATTTGCAGGAGTTGGTGATGGCGTTATCGGAGAAATATCAGATTATCCACAGCTTATAAAACTGGGGTATGATGTTTCTACCAAACAGGAAGTAAGAGAAGGACTTTGGAAAGCCGTAAAAAATATTAATTTAGGAAGTATTAAAACGGCTGCTACCGGAGTACTTAAAAATAAGTGGAATGCTTATACAAACAGTCCGGGACACATCACTTACCATGAAATGGGTAAAGATGGTGTTACTGTTGTATCGCTGGCAATGGGTGCTGGTTTCTTTAAGAAAGGAACAGATGGATTGAAGGATGGAATTGAAGATACGGGGGAGAAGTTTGTTAAGAAAGAAGTTGATGAGATTTCTGAGGTTCTTGGGAAAATAGTCAAAAATGGTAATAAAATAGAGTATACCAATCCTGCAGGTAAAATTTTAAAATGGAGTGAACAAGGAGTTAAAGATATTGACAATGCTATTATGGCTTCAAGAAATTTAGATCCTTTAAATTCCAATAATATTGGTAGGATTACAGAAGGTAAAGTAGGAGAATTTGTAAAAAATAAAAAACAAATAGTTGGTTTTGGACAAAAGATAGATCCTAATATTACAGACTTAGATGTTTCAACCATTGATGAAATTATCGAAGTAAAAGCTTCTTTCAGCTCAGTAAAAGAAGGGCAATTTGCTAAATTGTTAGATGAAAATTTGGATAATTTTTGTAATCCTCATCAAAAAAAGGTGATACTTTATATTGATAAGCCGGTAAATGAAGCAACACAATCACAAATAAATATGATAAACAGAATTAAACAGCAAGGAGTAATTGTCGTAAATTCCCTAGATGAACTTGGTCAAATATTAAAATAA
- a CDS encoding fibronectin type III domain-containing protein: MKKFLFLLFFCSLLWGQQKNSDKNIIPHIRLKVDSKNDHISLRWAVDEPLVWQKANKIGFSLKRFTLSRDGKVLEKAEEKDLGIFKPASENEWKKMVQENDNAAIVAQSLFGDGFEVEMGEKQGKLEGVVNKSQEVEQRFAYALMAADLDFKVAKLAGWAYTDTSVKSNERYLYTVSINTSEGSLLVQKGDALATVSANTELPKPLDFIGIFKDKTVTLSWEYLQLRDIYTAYFVEKAQNGGSFKPLGNLPVMNMNDNDGRQVQGMTFVDSLAQNTTEFSYRIRGKTIFGDYGPYSDIVSGAGKKSLEATPRISNVIIDEDESIKLEWEFPKEDEKNIASFELLHSETDLQNSYKVVKNKIPVSDRSLITKSLAPSNYYKIQAVGKSGDKRESFSILAQPNDMTPPDTPLEFKGKIDTLGVAHLEWKANTEKDLEGYHIFRGIQKGDEMVRVTPQAITENHFEDKVVLENLNSKVYYYVTATDRRKNQSRPSIILELEKPDKVKPQTPVFTEYKLEDDGKITISWMRSHSDDVVAHQLFRQAKEGTDKSWKMIYETKDIQPAYTYTDKEVEADKSYTYYLLAIDKSQLKSDKSQEMTLRSSRIEALSILTNLSGAANRNKKQIELNWKINSKDVGEIIVYRQKGTEKPTMWGTLNGAQNFLEDKAVQTGNSYTYLIKPMLKTNQLAKTEKITIEY, encoded by the coding sequence TTGAAAAAATTTTTATTTCTCCTGTTTTTCTGTAGTTTACTATGGGGACAGCAAAAGAATAGTGATAAAAACATTATTCCTCACATTCGTCTGAAAGTAGACAGTAAAAACGACCATATTTCTTTACGATGGGCGGTAGATGAACCTCTTGTCTGGCAAAAAGCCAATAAAATTGGATTTTCCCTAAAAAGATTCACGCTTTCCCGTGACGGAAAAGTGCTGGAGAAAGCCGAAGAAAAAGATCTGGGGATATTCAAACCCGCCTCCGAAAATGAATGGAAGAAAATGGTCCAGGAAAATGACAATGCAGCCATTGTTGCGCAATCGCTTTTCGGAGACGGTTTTGAGGTTGAAATGGGAGAGAAACAGGGAAAACTTGAAGGAGTTGTAAACAAATCTCAAGAAGTTGAGCAAAGATTTGCCTATGCATTAATGGCTGCCGATCTTGATTTTAAAGTCGCAAAACTGGCAGGCTGGGCATATACGGATACCAGCGTAAAATCAAACGAGAGATATCTTTATACCGTAAGCATCAATACCTCGGAAGGAAGCCTTCTGGTACAGAAAGGCGATGCACTAGCCACTGTTTCAGCCAATACAGAGCTTCCCAAACCTTTAGATTTTATAGGGATATTTAAAGATAAAACCGTTACGCTTTCATGGGAATATTTGCAATTGAGAGATATTTATACCGCTTATTTTGTTGAAAAAGCGCAGAATGGAGGAAGCTTTAAGCCTTTGGGAAATCTTCCGGTGATGAATATGAATGATAATGACGGAAGACAGGTTCAGGGAATGACCTTTGTGGATTCTTTGGCTCAGAATACTACAGAATTCAGTTACCGTATCCGAGGGAAAACAATCTTTGGAGATTATGGGCCTTATTCTGATATCGTATCGGGAGCAGGTAAAAAAAGCCTTGAAGCAACGCCAAGGATTTCAAACGTTATTATCGATGAAGATGAAAGCATAAAGCTTGAATGGGAATTTCCTAAGGAAGACGAAAAAAATATTGCATCGTTCGAATTACTGCATTCGGAAACCGATTTGCAAAACAGCTATAAAGTAGTTAAAAACAAGATTCCTGTGAGTGATAGAAGCCTTATTACAAAAAGTCTGGCTCCTTCCAATTATTATAAAATACAGGCCGTTGGAAAATCCGGAGACAAAAGGGAATCTTTTTCGATTCTTGCACAACCTAATGATATGACACCTCCTGATACTCCGCTAGAATTTAAAGGAAAAATAGATACGTTGGGAGTAGCCCATCTGGAATGGAAAGCCAATACTGAAAAGGATCTGGAAGGCTATCACATATTCAGAGGAATCCAAAAAGGAGATGAAATGGTGCGTGTAACGCCTCAGGCGATCACAGAAAATCATTTTGAAGATAAAGTTGTGCTGGAAAACCTTAACTCGAAAGTATATTATTACGTTACTGCAACAGACAGAAGAAAAAATCAATCCAGACCATCCATCATTCTTGAACTGGAAAAACCAGATAAAGTAAAACCTCAGACTCCTGTTTTCACAGAATATAAACTTGAAGATGACGGTAAAATCACCATCAGCTGGATGAGAAGCCACAGTGATGATGTTGTTGCCCACCAATTATTCCGCCAGGCAAAAGAAGGAACAGACAAAAGCTGGAAAATGATTTATGAAACTAAAGATATACAGCCTGCCTATACCTATACCGATAAAGAGGTAGAAGCAGATAAAAGTTATACTTATTATTTACTGGCCATTGATAAAAGCCAACTTAAATCTGACAAGTCCCAGGAAATGACACTCAGAAGCAGCAGAATTGAAGCATTATCAATATTAACCAATCTTTCCGGCGCGGCGAACAGAAATAAAAAACAGATAGAACTGAATTGGAAAATTAACAGCAAGGATGTAGGAGAAATTATAGTCTACCGCCAAAAAGGAACCGAAAAGCCAACCATGTGGGGAACCCTCAACGGAGCTCAGAATTTCCTTGAAGATAAGGCTGTTCAGACAGGTAATTCTTACACCTATCTCATCAAACCTATGCTAAAAACGAATCAGCTGGCGAAAACAGAAAAAATTACAATCGAATATTAA
- a CDS encoding DUF1826 domain-containing protein: MSTIFSDNSQIEVVSSFSELVNTHFHGAMNAICWHRNLTGDFKEIVSKLQLEDNITEIFPEDLLGLNLSEEGIVARETILNDMKLLADFGASPSLNLLTYYDRDEELGFISTDVYSYHVDRSPIGTDTFLCTYHGAASDIIANDQVEQKILIPEIREKLKKLHDGPEEEFENFLKEYFFDLHYQPKPNAEPVNLGIGNLWRLAVDHPEQQALPCVHRAPVENDGEYRLLLIC, encoded by the coding sequence ATGAGCACAATATTTTCTGATAACAGCCAAATTGAGGTAGTTTCTTCCTTTTCTGAATTAGTAAACACCCACTTTCATGGAGCTATGAATGCAATTTGCTGGCACAGAAACCTTACCGGAGATTTTAAGGAAATTGTTTCAAAACTTCAGTTGGAAGATAATATTACAGAAATTTTTCCGGAAGACCTGTTAGGATTAAACCTTTCAGAAGAAGGAATAGTGGCAAGAGAAACAATCTTAAATGATATGAAGCTGTTGGCAGATTTTGGTGCATCCCCATCTCTTAATTTGCTTACATATTATGATCGGGACGAAGAATTGGGGTTCATTTCAACAGATGTATATTCCTATCATGTGGACCGTTCGCCCATTGGAACAGATACGTTTTTGTGCACCTATCACGGAGCGGCAAGTGATATCATCGCCAATGATCAGGTTGAACAGAAAATTTTAATTCCGGAAATCCGTGAAAAACTAAAAAAATTACATGACGGTCCGGAAGAAGAATTTGAAAACTTCCTGAAAGAATACTTCTTTGATCTGCATTATCAGCCAAAACCCAATGCCGAACCTGTTAATTTAGGAATAGGAAATCTTTGGCGTTTGGCAGTAGATCATCCCGAACAGCAAGCTTTACCCTGTGTACACAGAGCACCTGTTGAAAACGATGGAGAGTATAGACTGCTGTTGATTTGCTGA
- a CDS encoding CPCC family cysteine-rich protein: MEKHLVDHDIEIVGENEKLYRCSCCKHFTLNTVGEYSICRLCYWEDDGTLPDEVDRFSHPNGSTLNDYKNDFEKR; encoded by the coding sequence ATGGAGAAGCATCTTGTTGATCATGATATTGAAATAGTTGGCGAGAACGAAAAGCTTTATAGATGTAGTTGCTGTAAACATTTTACATTAAATACTGTTGGAGAATATAGTATCTGTAGATTATGCTACTGGGAAGATGATGGAACCTTACCTGATGAAGTAGATAGGTTTAGTCATCCAAACGGAAGCACATTAAACGATTATAAAAACGATTTTGAAAAAAGATAA